A stretch of DNA from Candidatus Methylomirabilota bacterium:
CCGGCGGGAGGTGCACGAAGGCGCCGTCCTGGGCGAAGGCGGTGTTCAGGGCGGTGAACCCGTAGCCGATGCCGTCAGACCCCGCGTAGCGGGCGAGATGCCGCTCGAGCACCGCTGCGTCGGTGATGAGCGCTTCCGCGAGGCTCGCCACCCGCGCACCGGCGGGCAGAGGGGCCAGCGAGGAGAGCTTGGCGGAGTAGCGCCCGTTGACGAAGACGAGCCGGTGAGCCACTGGCTCGCGCACGACGAGGGCCTCGATCGCCTCCGCGGGCAGGCTGTCGAACGCCCCATCGGCCAACCGGAAGGCCGTCGCGGCGATCGGCGCGACGCTCGTGTACTTCCAGTCCTCGAGCCGCACCGTGGGGAAGCCCTGCTCGGCAAAGCGGGCGATCGCCTCGTGCCGGAGCCGAAGCAGCCAGCCCGGGCTCCCACCCGCGCCCCCGCGCTCGAATGCCTCGAAGGCGGCCAGATACGTGTCCTTCACTGTCGCGACCTCAGTCATCGCTCCGGGTCCTTCAGGCGGCGCCGAGCGGCTCGACGACGCCGACCTCGTCCCTGATCCAGTCGTAGCCCTTGGCTTCGAGCGCGAGGGCCAGCTCCTTGCCGCCCGACTTGACGATGCGGCCATTGAACAGCACGTGCACGTAGTCCGGCGTGATGTAGTTGAGGAGCCGCTGGTAGTGGGTGACGAGAATCATGGCGTTGTCGGGCGTCCGGAGCGCGTCGACGCCGTGCGCGACGATCCTGAGCGCGTCGATGTCGAGGCCGGAGTCGGTCTCGTCCAGAATGGCGAGCTTGGGCTTGAGCACGGCCAGCTGGAGGATTTCGTTTCGCTTCTTCTCACCGCCCGAGAAGCCCTCGTTCACGGCGCGACTGATGAAGCTCTGGTCCATCTCCACGAGCGCGAGCTTCTCTCGCAGGAGCGCGAGGAACTCGATCGCGTCGAGCTCCTCCTGACCCTGGCGCGTCCGGATCTCGTTCACCGCGGCCTTCAGGAACTGCGCGGTGCTCACGCCGGGGATCTCGACCGGGTACTGGAACGCCAGAAACACCCCGGCGCGGGCGCGGTCCTCGGGCGACAGCTCGAGCAGGTTCTGGCCGTCGTAGCGCACCTCGCCGGCGGTGACGGCGTACGCCGGGTGCCCCGCCAATACCTGGGCCAACGTGCTCTTCCCCGACCCGTTCGGGCCCATCACGGCGTGGACCTCGCCGGCCTTCACCTCGAGGTCGATCCCTCGGAGGATCTCATGGCCCTCAACGCCGGCGTGCAGGTTCCGGATGCTCAGCATGTCGCGTCCTTTCCTCACCTAACCCACGCCCCCTTCGAGGCTCACGCCGAGCAGCTTGGACGCCTCCACGGCGAACTCCATCGGCAGGTTCTTGAAGACGTCCTTGCAGAAACCGTTGACGATCATCGAGACCGCGTTCTCGGCCGAGATCCCGCGCTGCTTGCAGTAGAACAGCTGGTCCTCGCTAATCTTCGCAGTCGAGGCCTCGTGCTCCACGCTCGCGGTCGGGTTGGCCACCTCGATGTAGGGCGTGGTGTGCGCGCCGCATCGGTCGCCGAGCAACAGCGAGTCGCACTGGGTGCGGTTGCGGGCGTGCGCGGCCCGCGGCAGCACCTTCACCAGACCCCGGTAGGTGTTGTTGCCGTGGCCCGCGGAGATGCCCTTCGAGAGGATCGTGCTCCGGGTGTTCTTCCCGATGTGGATCATCTTCGTGCCGGTGTCGGCCTGCTGGTAGTTATTGACGAGCGCGACCGAATAGAACTCGCCGACCGAGTCGTCGCCCTGCAGGATCACGCTCGGGTACTTCCAGGTGATGGCCGAGCCCGTCTCGACTTGCGTCCACGAGATCTTCGAGCGGCGCCCGACGCACTTGCCACGCTTGGTCACGAAGTTGTAGATCCCACCCCGACCCTCCTGGTCCCCCGCGTACCAATTCTGGATCGTCGCGTACTT
This window harbors:
- a CDS encoding Fe-S cluster assembly protein SufD; protein product: MTEVATVKDTYLAAFEAFERGGAGGSPGWLLRLRHEAIARFAEQGFPTVRLEDWKYTSVAPIAATAFRLADGAFDSLPAEAIEALVVREPVAHRLVFVNGRYSAKLSSLAPLPAGARVASLAEALITDAAVLERHLARYAGSDGIGYGFTALNTAFAQDGAFVHLPP
- the sufC gene encoding Fe-S cluster assembly ATPase SufC — protein: MLSIRNLHAGVEGHEILRGIDLEVKAGEVHAVMGPNGSGKSTLAQVLAGHPAYAVTAGEVRYDGQNLLELSPEDRARAGVFLAFQYPVEIPGVSTAQFLKAAVNEIRTRQGQEELDAIEFLALLREKLALVEMDQSFISRAVNEGFSGGEKKRNEILQLAVLKPKLAILDETDSGLDIDALRIVAHGVDALRTPDNAMILVTHYQRLLNYITPDYVHVLFNGRIVKSGGKELALALEAKGYDWIRDEVGVVEPLGAA